AAATCTTCATATTTTCCACCTTCTTTTGTTTAAATATACTCTGAAATTGTATCAACAAGATCTTCAAAATCACTTAAATTATTGACTATGATTTCATAAACAATTTCTCTGTTTATTTTTGCATAATCATGCACAAGAATATTTCTGAAACCAGCCATTTTTGAAAATTTTTCAAACTGCGTTCTGGTAATAATGTTGTTTTCAAAAAGTACCTTAAAAATGTCTTTATAGTTTTCCGGTTTTCGCAGACGCAAATCGGAAATTATATGATTACAAATGTCAAAAATAGCTTCCATTGCAAGATGTAAAAATCTTTCTGCAGAACCGTATACAAATTTATTTGTAATATATTCTTCTTTTGGGATTTTCCGAATTTCTTTCAAAAAGTCAATATACTCTTTGAGCTGTGATATTTTAGATAAAATTACATCTCTTTTCACCATAAAAAGTCACCTTCTGAAAAATTCTTTATTTTTTATACTTTCAAGTATTTTCTGATTATAAATCTCAGAATAATAGCTAAAATCAAAATACTCCCTGAGGACACTTGCTTCAAATGAAATTCTTTCTTCATGGTCTTTTAGAATTATCCCATCCTTGATTATGCTGTACTTTAAAAAAATACTGGCATTTTTTAAATTGACAATGTCAACATCTCTTTTAAACAAAGCTTTTCCCTCTTCCATCAAAAATCCTCTCAATACTGCATCCTCGAGCTCAGGGATGTCTTTTTCAAACATAACTGCGATGTCAATATCGCTCATGTTGTTAAATGTCCCTTTTGCAAATGAACCAAACAAATATGCAAACTTTATCGCATATTCTTTGTTTATTTTTTCAACAAACTCTTTTGCCAGGTTTATCACTTTTTCTTGCTCCATTGCTACCATTCACACAGCTTTTTTCAAACTCTTTCATAAAATTATATCACAAAAAAGAAAAAAGAGCTTTTGTTTTTGATGTTCTTTCATTCAGCAATTTTAAGCCATATTAACTGATTTTGTTTGCAATTAAAAAAAGCACCTGTTTTTATGTCTTCAAAGTTTTAGGAGGTTGGGTGCTTGCGTAAATTAAAGATGATTTAACATGCTTTTAATGAAGAAAAAATAGTAAAAAGCATATTTATCTGGCTACTGGTAGCATGTTTTTGTAGCGTTGTTACATTGATTTAATTTTTTCATTTTGGTATAATTTTTGTCAAAGTAAAAAAATATTTATATTGATATGTCAAATATGATGGATTACACCTATGGTGGGACAAAATCTATACTTCATCTTTGGAATACACATGCAAATAATTTCTGATTTGATACATTGCAAATTTTGTTTTTACAGATTTAATTAAGGATAAGGGTGGTTAGATTTAAAATGAAAAAAAGTATTATATTAACAGCATTGTTATTACTTTTTTGCATTTTGTTGCTTCTATCTTTTAATCAGTACAGGATGGCAGCCAGCAAGATTAATAATTATTTTTCTTTTTCTACCAGAAACTATTATTCAGAATTGGAAAAGTCATTTGCCTTGATAACAAACCTTATGCAGGTTATTGATTCTTCAGATACTCAGGGAATAGCAACATATCTTGAAAGCTTAAATAATAGCATGATTAGATTGTCCCTGATTATGGAAAGTCTTTCTTGTTATTTTGATTGTGAGAATGCTGGTGGTCTTATTACTGGTGATTTTCCGGCATCTTTATTATTTGAAAAATATGCAGAAAAGGTATACGAAATGGAGAGATTTGTTCTTAGCCAGCCCAAACTTAGTAAAGAACAAATCAATGAATTAAAAAACAAATTGACATTATTGAAAAATGACATTGTTATTTTTAAGAGTTTGAATGTTAACAAAAATATGTCAGCCAAGAAGATTAACTCAATTTTAAGTTTATTGGCAGAAAAGTTAAAATTTTTGAATGAATAATTTGGAAAGATATAATAATAAATATATAGCAAACAAAAAGGGTTGGGGAAAATTTAAGATCCAACCCTTTTTTAAATTGTAAGCAATTTTGTGCAGAAGACAAACAAAGATTTACTGAAGGAATTATAAACTTGTTTGGATTTTTCATGTAATTTTTATAGATAGATTCTTAACTCAGAACTTCAATTTTAGAATTT
The Caldicellulosiruptor morganii DNA segment above includes these coding regions:
- the mntA gene encoding type VII toxin-antitoxin system MntA family adenylyltransferase antitoxin, which translates into the protein MEQEKVINLAKEFVEKINKEYAIKFAYLFGSFAKGTFNNMSDIDIAVMFEKDIPELEDAVLRGFLMEEGKALFKRDVDIVNLKNASIFLKYSIIKDGIILKDHEERISFEASVLREYFDFSYYSEIYNQKILESIKNKEFFRR
- the hepT gene encoding type VII toxin-antitoxin system HepT family RNase toxin gives rise to the protein MVKRDVILSKISQLKEYIDFLKEIRKIPKEEYITNKFVYGSAERFLHLAMEAIFDICNHIISDLRLRKPENYKDIFKVLFENNIITRTQFEKFSKMAGFRNILVHDYAKINREIVYEIIVNNLSDFEDLVDTISEYI